In Oreochromis niloticus isolate F11D_XX linkage group LG18, O_niloticus_UMD_NMBU, whole genome shotgun sequence, one genomic interval encodes:
- the eif4g1a gene encoding eukaryotic translation initiation factor 4 gamma 1a isoform X5, whose translation MSPLLPRGRGGVAGERGGRENGRLSLHGAPLASQRYPAGAYYPTPPQYPPSVQPSAVMLSAQQQLQVPPPQQAPAQSQGLMKRERRPVITIRDPNQGGRDITHEILSGVMSSTTPTPQAPDASPAQVNGEIAQPVIAQTSRDDNTERPTSAETPPSLAAGNAEPVLESKQEVDSQIVPSTELAAQSVAPVATTEVPSTLIKDQQSPPSLPPGATLTTTPAEAVNKVSTTVSDTVDAPVATSQSSEAPEAPVKIEEPPAAPAQAEKAPEKEESKTEEVKKLEKEEQVATTKLEPAAEVAATDSSNLEEERKNKEEMATKTATEVSQPPPPAREPAAPQTQNTVPRSTPEPESTQVEAAEPVLPNGLPQETEELPKDNAISDTTPHKQPDASQSQESTPMAKTATAAQEVKEEAEEKKEEEECKKKSEDTPPASVSCPEESTMQAATSVPKKKKNMKEFNKKEAIGNLLDAFTEEQGAKPASEPMPTQANPPAPAPAPAEPPVEVADETWEQKEDKQNAEPDKSKATPEPTEQKYQYKQEQWKPINPEDKKRYDREFLLGCQFISASMHKPEGLPVISDVVLDKVNKTPLRPADPSRLMNTGPDFTPSYLGNLGSRSVGGPRGPPSGPRRSQTKKIITSMSLNDDVQLSKAEKAWKPSVKKATRGRVDEPEEEDPEQAKTRELFKRLRSILNKLTPQKFQELMKQVTELTIDTEERLKGAIDLIFEKAISEPNFSVAYANMCRCLMGLKVPTSDKPGVFVNFRKLLLNRCQKEFEKDQDDDEIFERKQKELDAAKDGEERERFRVELEEARDKARRRSLGNIKFIGELFKLKMLTEPIMHDCVVKLLKNHDEESLECLCRLLSTIGKDLDFEKAKPRMDQYFNQMDKIIKERKTSSRIRFMLQDVLDLRKNNWVPRRGDQGPKTIDQIHKEAEMEEHREQMKVQQQLMSKKESRDRFTGNMGSRGPHTPGGGRTSQPQDEGWNTVPISKNRPIDTTRLSKITKPGAMDFNNQLLAPGGKGMWGSWGKGSSGGTGAKPASGDQDSGRPGTSTLNRFSALQSGSLMSSTDSDRRVPQRSSSSRERGSNRDRSDRNRDRFDRFDRSEGREANQITKRSFSRESQERGGRGGDGRASTESVRRVASMTESRDRGSRDRGSRDRESRDRGSRDRGSRDKGSDFVPVKRESAPTPPPSLPKPALTEEEVEKKSHAIIEEYLHINDVKEALQCVVELNSTSLLYVFVRNGLESTLERSTIAREHMGLLLHQLLKAGTLPTQQYYKGLLEILEVAEDMAIDIPHIWLYLAELITPMLHEGGLPMGQLFREISKPLVPLGKAGVLLVQILKLLCKEKTPKKVGALWTEAGLNWNDFLPKDEDVNKFVTDQKVEFTMGEEMEPKEASKKKVLSGEEISKQLDRLLQDKANNQRIRDWIEANLDEQQTASNQFVRALMTSVCQSAIICDNPYKVDAQQIGQRASLLQRYLYDEQKELQALYALQALMVHMEQPANLLRMFFDALYDEDVIKEEAFYEWESSKDPAEQTGKGVALKSVTGFFTWLREAEEESDKE comes from the exons ATG AGCCCTCTCTTGCCGCGAGGGAGAGGCGGGGTGGCGGGGGAGAGGGGCGGGCGAGAGAACGGCCGTCTCTCTCTCCACGGTGCGCCTCTCGCCTCCCAGCGCTACCCCG ctggAGCATACTATCCAACTCCGCCTCAGTACCCCCCATCTGTCCAGCCTTCAGCGGTCATGCTGTCCGCCCAGCAACAGCTACAAGTCCCGCCTCCTCAGCAAGCCCCTGCACAGTCACAAGGCCTAATGAAGAGAGAACGCAGACCGGTA ATAACAATACGAGACCCCAACCAGGGCGGGCGCGATATCACGCACGAGATCCTGTCGGGTGTAATGTCCTCCACCACACCGACACCACAG GCACCAGATGCAAGTCCTGCACAGGTCAATGGGGAAATTGCCCAGCCTGTGATTGCACAGACGAGCAGAG ATGACAACACAGAGCGTCCTACTAGTGCTGAAACCCCTCCTTCTCTTGCTGCGGGAAACGCCGAGCCTGTGTTGGAgagcaaacaggaagtggatAGCCAAATAGTGCCGTCTACTGAGTTAGCTGCACAATCTGTAGCCCCCGTAGCTACTACTGAGGTGCCATCCACACTGATAAAGGACCAGCAGTCTCCTCCTTCCCTTCCTCCAGGAGCAACGTTGACCACTACTCCTGCTGAGGCAGTAAATAAAGTCAGCACTACCGTTTCTGATACAGTAGATGCTCCTGTTGCAACCTCACAGTCTTCAGAAGCACCAGAAGCCCCTGTGAAAATAGAGGAACCACCGGCTGCTCCAGCTCAAGCTGAGAAGGCTCCAGAAAAGGAAGAATCCAAAACGGAGGAAGTGAAGAAGCTGGAAAAAGAAGAGCAGGTGGCCACCACGAAGTTGGAGCCTGCAGCTGAGGTTGCAGCAACAGATTCTTCCAACcttgaagaagaaagaaagaataaagaagaaatgGCTACAAAAACGGCAACTGAAGTCTCCCAGCCTCCCCCACCTGCACGGGAGCCTGCTGCCCCACAGACCCAGAACACCGTTCCGCGCTCTACACCCGAACCTGAATCCACACAAGTTGAGGCAGCAGAGCCTGTTCTCCCCAACGGCCTTCCTCAGGAGACCGAAGAACTGCCCAAGGATAATGCAATTTCAGACACTACGCCCCACAAACAGCCAGACGCTTCTCAATCTCAGGAATCCACACCTATGGCtaaaacagcaacagcagcccaggaggtgaaagaggaggctgaagagaagaaggaggaggaagagtgcAAGAAGAAAAGTGAGGATACCCCTCCTGCCTCTGTTAGCTGCCCAGAAGAATCTACTATGCAAG CTGCTACGTCTGtgccaaagaagaaaaagaacatgAAAGAGTTTAACAAGAAGGAGGCCATTGGTAATCTCCTGGATGCCTTCACAGAG gAGCAGGGTGCTAAGCCTGCCTCTGAACCCATGCCCACTCAGGCCAACCctccagctccagctccagCGCCAGCTGAACCTCCTGTCGAAGTGGCAGATGAGACCTGGGAGCAGAAAGAGGACAAGCAGAATGCAGAACCTGACAAGTCTAAAGCTACACCTGAGCCAACTGAGCAGAAATACCAGTACAAACAAG AACAATGGAAGCCGATAAACCCGGAGGACAAGAAGCGGTACGACAGGGAGTTCCTCCTGGGCTGCCAGTTCATCAGCGCCAGTATGCACAAGCCTGAGGGCCTGCCTGTCATCAGTGATGTGGTGCTGGATAAG gtgaacaagaCTCCACTACGACCTGCTGACCCATCTCGCCTGATGAACACTGGTCCTGATTTTACTCCCTCATATTTAGGGAACCTTGGGAGCAGATCAGTGGGAGGACCTCGTGGCCCG CCATCCGGGCCCCGTCGCTCTCAAACCAAAAAAATTATCACCAGCATGTCGCTAAATGACGACGTGCAGCTCAGCAAGGCTGAGAAGGCCTGGAAGCCCTCTGTGAAAAAGGCCACTCGTGGCCGTGTTGATGAGCCTGAAGAGGAAGACCCAGAACAGGCCAAGACTCGAGAGCTGTTCAAGCGTCTGCGGAGCATCCTCAACAAGCTGACGCCACAGAAGTTTCAGGAGCTGATGAAACAAGTGACAGAGCTGACGATAGACACGGAGGAGAGGCTGAAGGGAGCCATTGACCTGATCTTTGAGAAGGCCATCTCAGAGCCCAACTTCTCTGTGGCCTACGCCAACATGTGCCGCTGCCTTATGGGG CTGAAAGTCCCCACTTCAGACAAGCCAGGAGTTTTTGTGAACTTCCGCAAACTGCTGCTCAACCGCTGCCAGAAAGAGTTTGAGAAGGACCAGGATGATGATGAGATCTTTGAGAGAAAGCAAAAGGAGTTGGACGCTGCCAAAGAC GGTGAGGAGCGTGAGCGCTTCAGGGTGGAGCTGGAGGAGGCCAGAGATAAAGCTCGACGCCGCTCACTGGGCAACATAAAGTTCATTGGTGAACTGTTCAAGCTTAAGATGCTGACAGAGCCAATCATGCACGACTGTGTCGTGAAACTACTTAAGAATCATGATGAGGAGTCTCTCGAGTGTCTCTGCAGACTGCTGTCCACTATTGGTAAAGACCTGGACTTTGAGAAGGCAAAG CCTCGCATGGATCAGTATTTTAATCAGATGGACAAGATCATTAAAGAGAGAAAGACTTCATCAAGAATCCGCTTCATGCTGCAAGATGTTTTGGACCTCAGAAAG AATAACTGGGTGCCTCGTAGAGGAGACCAGGGTCCTAAGACAATTGATCAGATTCACAAGGAAGCAgagatggaggagcacagggaACAGATGAAAGTCCAGCAGCAGCTCATGTCCAAGAAGGAAAGCAGAGACAGGTTCACAGGAAACATGGGCAGCCGAGGCCCTCACACACCAGGAGGTGGCCGGACCAGCCAGCCTCAGGATGAGGGGTGGAACACAGTCCCCATCTCCAAGAACAGACCCATCGACACCACCCGCCTAAGCAAGATCACAAAG CCTGGTGCTATGGATTTCAACAACCAGCTGTTGGCTCCGGGTGGCAAAGGCATGTGGGGCAGCTGGGGAAAAGGCAGCAGCGGAGGAACTGGAGCTAAACCAGCGAGTGGAGACCAGG ACTCTGGGCGTCCGGGTACCAGCACTCTCAACCGCTTCTCTGCCCTACAGTCTGGGTCATTGATGTCTTCAACAGACTCTGATCGCAGAGTTCCTCAAAG GTCGAGTTCAAGCCGCGAACGCGGGAGCAACAGGGACAGGAGCGACCGCAACAGGGATCGATTTGACAGATTCGATCGCAGCGAAGGACGGGAAGCGAACCAAATCACCAAGAGAAGCTTCAGCAGAGAGTCGCAAGAGCGCGGCGGGAGGGGAGGAGACGGCAGGGCTTCAACTGAATCTGTGCGCCGCGTCGCCAGCATGACAGAGAGTCGGGACAGAGGAAGCAGGGATCGGGGAAGCAGAGACAGGGAAAGCAGAGACCGAGGAAGCAGAGACAGAGGAAGTCGGGACAAGGGTAGTGACTTCGTCCCAG TTAAGCGTGAGAGCGCTCCCActcctcctccatctctccCCAAGCCTGCTTTGACTGAAGAGGAAGTGGAGAAGAAGTCGCATGCCATCATTGAAGAATACCTCCACATCAATGATGTCAAG GAGGCATTGCAGTGTGTGGTGGAGCTCAATAGCACATCGCTGCTGTACGTGTTTGTGCGGAACGGCTTGGAGTCGACGCTTGAACGAAGCACCATCGCTCGGGAACACATGGGCCTGTTGCTGCACCAGCTTTTAAAGGCAGGGACTTTGCCCACGCAGCAGTACTACAAAGG GCTACTAGAGATTCTGGAGGTAGCAGAAGACATGGCCATAGATATACCTCACATCTGGCTCTACCTGGCTGAGCTTATTACTCCTATGCTCCACGAGGGAGGACTCCCTATGGGACAGCTGTTCAG GGAGATCTCAAAGCCTCTTGTGCCTCTGGGGAAGGCCGGCGTGCTGCTGGTACAGATCCTCAAGTTGCTTTGTAAAGAAAAG ACCCCCAAGAAGGTCGGGGCTTTGTGGACAGAGGCTGGGCTGAATTGGAACGACTTCTTGCCCAAAGATGAAGACGTCAACAAGTTTGTCACCGATCAG AAAGTGGAGTTCACCATGGGAGAGGAGATGGAGCCGAAAGAGGCCAGTAAGAAGAAGGTCCTCAGCGGAGAGGAGATCAGCAaacagctggacagactcctcCAGGACAAGGCCAACAATCAACGCATCAGAGACTGGATTGAG GCTAACTTGGATGAGCAGCAGACTGCTTCGAACCAGTTTGTACGAGCATTGATGACATCAGTGTGCCAGTCTGCTATCATAT GTGACAACCCGTACAAGGTGGATGCACAGCAGATCGGCCAGAGAGCCTCTCTGCTGCAGAGATACCTGTACGACGAGCAGAAAGAGCTGCAGGCCCTGTACGCCCTCCAGGCTCTGATGGTGCACATGGAGCAGCCTGCAA ACCTGCTGCGGATGTTCTTCGACGCCTTGTATGATGAGGACGTCATTAAAGAGGAGGCCTTCTATGAATGGGAATCCAGCAAAGACCCCGCAGAGCAGACGGGCAAAGGCGTGGCCTTGAAGTCGGTCACCGGTTTCTTCACCTGGCTCCGCGAGGCCGAGGAGGAATCTGACAAGGAGTAA